The Sulfitobacter noctilucicola DNA window AAATACGGATTTCATGGTACGCTGAAACCGCCGTTCGTCTTGCGTGACGGACGGACGGTTGATGAATTGCAGGACGCTGTTTCCCAATTGGCCGCGATTCTTCCACCCGCACGATGTGACGGGTTGGCTCTTTCGCGACTGGGACGCTTTCTTGCGCTCACACCTGTCGGAGACACGCAAAAGCTGCGACAGGTGGCCAGCGCATGTGTGCGCGACCTGGA harbors:
- a CDS encoding DUF1045 domain-containing protein codes for the protein MSYSRYAIYYMPPAGNMAEAGAAWLGWDAAQGREVAQPDVEGLPDVTAAPRKYGFHGTLKPPFVLRDGRTVDELQDAVSQLAAILPPARCDGLALSRLGRFLALTPVGDTQKLRQVASACVRDL